The sequence AGGTTGGTGCCATTCCCCTTGTGGGAGCGAGCAAGCCCCACATTTGAACTGCGGTGTTTTCAGATGCAAAAAAACGCCCCGAACCAGTCGGGGCGTCAGATCGTGCGGCACTGCGGTTAGCTTTTTAACGGATCCGCAATGGCCGTGTACTCAAGTCACTCAGTGGAACTGTTCTTCTTCGGTCGAACCGGTCAGCGCGGTCACGGACGAGGAGCCGCCCTGGATCACGGTGGTCATGTCGTCGAAGTAGCCAGTGCCCACTTCCTGCTGGTGAGCCACGAAGGTGTAACCCTTGGAGGCGTCAGCGAATTCCTGCTCTTGCAGCTTCACGTAGGCAGTCATGTCGTTGCGGGCGTAGTCGTGCGCCAGGTTGAACATGCTGTGCCACATGTTGTGAATGCCGGCCAGGGTAATGAACTGGTGCTTGTAGCCCATGGCGGACAGCTCGCGCTGGAACTTGGCGATGGTCGCGTCGTCCAGGTTCTTCTTCCAGTTGAAAGAAGGCGAGCAGTTGTAGGACAGCAGTTGGTCCGGGTATTCCTTTTTGATCGCTTCAGCGAAACGACGGGCTTCGTCCAGGTCTGGCTTGGCGGTTTCGCACCAGATCAGGTCGGCGTACGGTGCGTAGGCCAGGCCGCGAGCGATAGCCTGGTCGAGACCGGCGCGCACTTTATAGAAGCCTTCCTGGGTACGTTCGCCAGTCACGAATGGCTGGTCGTACGGGTCGCAGTCCGAAGTCAGCAAGTCAGCTGCGTTGGCGTCGGTACGGGCCAGGATGATGGTCGGGGTGCCGGCCACGTCAGCTGCCAGGCGGGCAGCGGTCAGCTTCTGTACGGCTTCCTGGGTTGGAACCAGTACCTTGCCGCCCATGTGGCCGCATTTTTTCACGGAAGCCAGTTGGTCTTCGAAGTGAACGCCGGCAGCGCCTGCCTCGATCATGCTTTTCATCAGCTCGTAGGCGTTCAGTACGCCGCCGAAACCGGCTTCGGCGTCAGCCACGATTGGCGCGAAGTAGTCGATGTAGCCTTCGTCGCCCGGACCTTTACCGGCCTTCCACTGGATCTGGTCGGCGCGACGGAACGAGTTGTTGATGCGCTTGACCACGGTTGGTACGGAGTCCACCGGGTACAGCGACTGGTCCGGGTACATCGATTCGGCGGAGTTGTTGTCCGCAGCCACTTGCCAGCCCGACAGGTAGATCGCCTGGATACCGGCCTTGACTTGTTGCACAGCCTGGCCGCCGGTCAGGGCGCCCATGCAGTTGACGAAATCTTTATCGGGACGGAAGGATGGCTTGGCACCCTGGGTCACCAGGTTCCACAGCTTCTCGGCGCCCAGTTTTGCAAAGGTGTGCTCAGGTTGAACCGAGCCACGCAGGCGGACGACGTCAGCAGCGGAGTAAGCGCGGGTCACGCCTTTCCAGCGTGGGTTTTCAGCCCAGTCTTTTTCAAGGGCTGCAATTTGCTGTTCGCGTGTCAGTGCCATGGGGAAAAACCTCGTCGCGTCTTTTGTGGAAAAACTACTGGGTTGAAAATTCCGTTTGCCAGCCACGTATGCGGTGCGTGGGAATGGCGGCTCGCTGACCAGAAGCTTAGGCGGTCAGGTCAGGTTCGACGGGGAAGGCGACGGGATGAACGATAGGCTCAAGAGGGGAAGACGAGCGAGGTAAGGGCGAGCTGCGGACAGTCTTCGGGCATCGTGGGCCTTGGTACGGTCAGTCAGTGTATTGCCGGGTTACCTGGTTAGCTTCCGTCCCTCGGGACAACTTCGTTCCAGTCGCAACCTCGTCAAACACACCTTGTGGGCGGTACAGACACGAATCGGCTCAGGTGGGTAGCTTAGAGCGGCGATCCGAAGGCCCTTGCCAGGGCCCCTGATTAGCGGGAGCGAGGCCATCATGCCCATGCTTTTTTGGATCGTCAAATGTTTTGTAGTGCTTTTTTTAAAGCACTACATCTTTAGTCTAATGCGACTTGCCAGTCAGTTTTTGGTGCTTCAGTTCAGGGTCTCGACTTTGACCTTGAGGCTCAGGTCATCCCGGCCCTGAGTAGAGTAGCTGCGGGTTGTACCGGTTTTGTCGGCCTGAGTCTGACGATTAACACCAGCGAGGGTGATCCACTCGCCCAGGCGTCCGCTGACGGTTGTGTCGGTACTCTGCACGTTCACTACATCGGGACGTTCCTGGCTCATACGGTCACGATTGGTACTGATGCTCAGGTGAACGGTCTCACCAGTGACGCTGGCGGTGACGTAGAAACCCTGGGTCACGTTGCGATACTGGGTCTGGTTTTGCGGACGGCCGTAGGCGTCTGGCTGGGTGGTGGTCAGCGGTACGCTCTGGCCGATCTGGATCAGTGCGGGCACGCCTTCGCTGGCCTGGATCTGCTGGATCCCGCCATCGCGGCTCTCGGTGCTGTAGGTGATGATCTGAGTTTGGTTGTCACCGTTGCTCTGCTGGTTGTTTTCGTTGGTGTCGACGGTGATCAGCAGGCGTTTGGATGGGGTGTCCAGTTGCGTGAGCAGGGCGCGCAGGGCTTGGATCTTCTCAGGTTCGGCATTGACGATCAGTTGATTGCCGTAGGCGCTGACGGTGCCGTCCTTGCCGATGAAATTCTGCGCCACCGGCAATAGGTCGGCGCTGGTGCGATTGCTCAGGGGGACGACTTCGGTGGCGGCCATCACCGAGAAACTGGCGGCCAGGAGCAGGGTGGTGAGCAGCGTGCGTAGGGACATGTCCGTTATCTCTGCGATTCAAAGAATGATTCTGCCAGTTTGTCGGCCTGGCTGGGGGCAAGTTGAATCGTAGACGGCAAAAGGCCCTGGCATCGGTGGATGGCAGGGCCTTTTGGGGTATTGCTGATATTGCCTTCGCGAGTAAGCCCGCTCCCACATTTTGACCGCACTCCAAAGGATGTACTCGGTCAAAATGTGGGAGCGGCGGTGCGACGATTCGACTTGCTCGCGAAGGGCTCGGCGCAGTCTCGGATCAGCCCTCGCGCACCATATCAACATGAGGAATCCCGACTTCCAGGAACTCATCGCTGACAATCTTGAAGCCCAGGCGCTCGTAGAACGGTGCAGCGTAGACCTGTGCGCTGAGGAACTGCCTGGTCTGGCCGCGTTTCTCGGCCATGCCAATCACAGCTTCCATCAGCTTGTCGCCGACTTTGAGCCCGCGCCAGTCTTTGAGCACCGATACACGCCCGATTTCACCGCTGGGCAGCAGGCGCGCGGTACCAATCGGGAAGTCGCCTTCAAACGCGAGAAAATGCACCGCATCGGCGTCGTCCGCATCCCACTCCAGCTCAGGTGGAACCGATTGTTCAGCGATAAATACCGCTTCACGAATGCGCCGAATCTCAGCGATATCCTTTTGCCAGTCCGCGACACTTACGTGAATCTTATTCATCGGCAAATCCCAGGCTTCCTTGCTTGACCAGTTCGCAAACCAGGTCGCGGCCATCTTCGTCTGCGAGCCATGCGCCGAGGTTCTCGCTGTGCAGGGCGTCGGCCGAACACACCAGTTTCAACAACTCGCGCAGTTTACCTGGCAGGTAACGGCTCTGGCCGCTGGCGAACAGCAGCACGTCGTCGTCCACTTCCGACCAGGCTAGGCGGGCGCTTGGGTTGCGGACCAGAATCGCACCGTTTTCCAGGCTGTTGATGACGTCGTCTTCGCCCAGCTCTTCACCGGCCACCAGTTCCGGGTAGCGCGGTTCGGTCATGAACTGGCCGAACCAGGTCAGCAGCATGCGTTCGTCGCTCATGTGCTCGGCCAGCAGGCCTTTGAGGCGGTCGAGGGCATCGTGCTGAATCTGGTGCGGATCGCTCACAGGCTGGGCGTCAGCGTCGGTGTAACGCTCTTCGTCCGTCAGGTACTGGCTGAGGAAGTCGGTGAAGTGGGTCAGCACTTCAGCGGCGCTCGGGGCGCGGAAGCCTACCGAATAGGTCAGGCAGTCATCCACGGCGACGCCGCAATGGGCCAGGCGTGGAGGCAGGTAAAGCATGTCGCCCGGTTCCAATACCCATTCGGCAGTCTCTTCGAATTCGGCAAGGATGCGCAGGTCGGCGTGTTGCAGCAACGGGCTTTCGGCGTTGCACATCTGGCCAATCTTCCAGTTACGCTTGCCGTGGCCTTGCAGCAGGAACACGTCGTAGTTGTCGAAGTGCGGACCCACGCTACCACCAGGGGCGGCAAAGCTGATCATCACATCGTCGATGCGCCAGCTTGGCAGGAAGCGGAAGTTTTCCAGCAACTCGGCCACTTCCGGGACGAACTGGTCGACGGCTTGAACCAGCAGGGTCCAGTCACGCTCGGGCAGGGTGCTGAAGGCGTCTTCGGCAAATGGGCCGCGGCGCAGTTCCCAAGGGCGTTCGCCGTGCTCGATGATCAGGCGCGACTCGACTTCTTCTTCCAGTGCCAGGCCGGCCAGTTCGTCGGCGTCGATCGGGCTTTCGAAATCAGGAATGGCCTGGCGGATCAGTAGCGGTTTTTTCTGCCAGTAGTCGCGCAGGAATTCCCGTGCCGTGATGCCGCCCAGAAGTTGAAGAGGAATATCAGGATTCATGTGTAACCTATTGAAAAAATGCACTTTTCAGACGGGAATAAAAACGCCCGGCGCTGCCGGGCGTCTCAAGGGTCTAGCGGTCGATCAGATGCGTTTGGCTTGTGCTACAGCGTTGCCGATGTAGTTGGCCGGGGTGAGCAGTTTCAGCTCAGCCTTGGCGGCAGCCGGCATATCCAGGCCGTCGATGAACGTCTGCAGGGCGTCGGAGGTGATGCCCTTGCCGCGGGTCAGCTCTTTGAGCTTCTCGTACGGGTTTTCGATGTTGTAGCGACGCATCACGGTCTGGATCGGTTCGGCCAGGACTTCCCAGCAGGCATCCAGGTCAGCGGCGATTTTCTGAGCGTTGAGTTCCAGCTTGCTGATGCCTTTGAGGCTCGCTTCGTACGCGATCACGCTGTGGGCAAAGCCCACGCCGAGGTTACGCAGTACGGTGGAGTCGGTCAGGTCGCGCTGCCAGCGGGAAATCGGCAACTTGCTGGCCAAGTGCTGGAACAGGGCGTTGGCGATGCCGAGGTTGCCTTCGGAGTTTTCGAAGTCGATCGGGTTGACCTTGTGCGGCATGGTCGACGAACCGATTTCACCGGCGATGGTGCGCTGCTTGAAGTAGCCCAGGGAGATGTAGCCCCAGATATCGCGATCGAAGTCGATCAGGATGGTGTTGAAACGTGCAATGGCGTCGAACAGCTCGGCGATGTAGTCGTGCGGCTCAATCTGCGTGGTGTACGGGTTGAAGCCCAGGCCCAGCTCATCTTCGATGAAGGCGCGGGCGTTTTCTTCCCAGTCGATCTCAGGGTAGGCCGACAGGTGGGCGTTGTAGTTGCCTACGGCACCGTTGATCTTGCCCAGCAGTGGCACGGTGGCGACTTGAGCGATCTGGCGCTCCAGGCGGTACACCACGTTGGCCAGTTCTTTACCCAGGGTGGTCGGCGAAGCCGGTTGGCCGTGGGTGCGCGACAGCATCGGTACGTCGGCGAAGCGGACAGCCAGTTCGCGGATCGCTTCGGCGGTCTGGCGCATCAGCGGCAGCATCACGTCATCACGGCCTTCGCGCAGCATCAAGGCGTGGGACAGGTTGTTGATGTCCTCGCTGGTGCAGGCAAAGTGGATGAACTCGCTGACCTTGGCCAGTTCCGGCAGCTTGGCCGCTTGCTCTTTGAGCAGGTACTCGATGGCTTTTACGTCGTGGTTGGTGGTGCGCTCGATCTCTTTCACACGCTCGGCGTGCTCCAGAGCGAAGTTTTCCGCCAGGGTGTTGAGCACAGCGTTGGCTTGCGCGGAGAACGCCGGCACTTCGCTGATGCCTGGATGAGCGGCCAGGCGCTGGAGCCAGCGCACTTCAACCAGAACACGAGCACGGATCAGGCCGTATTCGCTGAAAATAGGGCGCAGGGCCTGGGTTTTGCCGGCGTAGCGGCCGTCAACAGGGGAAACCGCAGTGAGCGAAGAGAGCTGCATGGGGTGTTCTCGGACAGTCGGGCAACGAAATGGGGCGCGTATCATACATGAAAAAATCCGCCGGTCCGTCGCCAACTGACCGGCGTATTACGCGTGAGGCGATGAAAAAGGTTGCCTGCGCGACTTATTCGTTGCGCATCAACGGGTAAAGCTCTTTAAGCAATTTACGACGGCTGATGACCAGCTGCCAGCGATGGCCGCCCAACTGCCGCCACAACCGCGCCGAACGAATACCGGCCAGGAGCAGAGCGCGGATTTTCGAGGCGTTGTTCGGTTGTTGCAGGTTGCGCATGTCGCCGTGGACCTGGATCCGTTGGCGTAGCGTGCTCAGGGTGTCTTGATACAGGGCGCCACAGGCTGCGATCACATTTTCGTGGGCCGGGCCGAAGTGCTCGACCTGGGACTGGATCTGCGGCAGACGCTTGCCGATGGTCTCCAGCAAGTCATCACGCTTGGCCAGTTGGCGCTCAAGGCCAAGCATTGACAGGGCGTAGCGCAATGGCTCGCGCTGCAGGGTGCTGGGGTCGCGCTCCAGGGCGCCGACCAGGGCGCGATAGCCTTCGCGCAGGGCCAGGTCATCACCGCCGTAGACTTCGAGGGTGTCCTTGGGGTCACGGATCAGCAAGCTGCCGAGCATGCAGGTCAAACCGGCCTCGGTGACTTGACCGGTCTTTGCAATTTTGTCCACCAGTACAGCGGCGAGAAACACGCCGCCCAGTGCCGTCAGTTGCTCCTGAGTCGGGCTCATGCCTGGCTGCTCCAGGGCTCGGCAACTTCAATCACGCCGCCCCCCAGGCAGATCTCACCGTCATAGAACACCACGGATTGGCCGGGCGTCACCGCACGCTGCGGGTCGTCGAAGGTGGCGCGGTAGCCGCTGTCGGTTTTTTCCAGGGTGCAAGGCTGGTCGCTTTGGCGATAGCGCACTTTGGCAGTCAGGCGGCGCGGGGAACTCAGGTCTACCGGGTTGACCCAATAGATATCCGAGGCGAGCAGGGCGCGGGAGAACAGATACGGGTGGTCATTGCCCTGGCCAACGATCAGTTCGTTGTGTTCCAGGTCCTTGATCAGCACGTACCATGGTTCATCGCTCGCGTCTTTCAAGCCGCCGATACCCAGGCCCTGACGCTGGCCGATGGTGTGGTACATCAGGCCATGATGGCGGCCGATGATTTCACCTGAGGGGGTCTTGATCTCGCCCGGTTGTGCTGGCAGGTACTGCTTGAGGAAGTCGCTGAAGCGGCGTTCGCCGATAAAGCAAATTCCGGTGGAGTCCTTTTTCTTTGCAGTGGCCAGGCCATGCTTTTCAGCGATCTGGCGTACTTCCGGCTTTTCCAGTTCGCCTACCGGGAACAGGGTCTTGGCGATCTGTTCGCCGCCGACGGCGTGCAGGAAGTAGCTCTGGTCTTTGTTGGCGTCCAGGCCCTTGAGCAGCTCGGTGCGGCCATCGATGTCACGGCGGCGCACGTAGTGGCCAGTGGCAATCAGGTCGGCACCGAGGATCATCGCGTAGTCGAGGAACGCCTTGAACTTGATCTCGCGGTTACACAGGATGTCCGGGTTCGGCGTACGGCCGGCCTTGTATTCGGCCAGGAAGTGCTCGAATACGTTGTCCCAGTACTCGGCAGCAAAGTTGGCGGTGTGCAGCGTGATGCCAATTTTATCGCAGACAGCCTGGGCATCCGCCAGGTCGTCCATGGCGGTGCAATATTCCGTTCCATCGTCTTCTTCCCAGTTCTTCATGAACAGGCCTTCCACCTCATAACCCTGCTCCATCAGCAGGACGGCGGAAACGGAAGAATCCACGCCGCCGGACATACCGACGATGACGCGCTTCTTTTGTGTGTCAGAAGGGGCTGGATCACGCATAGGATTTCAACGGGTGTCTTTAAAAAGGACGCGATTCTAGCAGGCCCGAGCCTGCAAGGCTAAAGAGAAGGACGGATCAATTTGAGACTGTGGTTAAAGCCTGCCAGATAATCATCGATGCAACGGATGATCAGCTCGCTGCGCCAGTGCTCGCGCAGGGTCATCAGTTCGTCACGACTCAGCCAGCGGGCGCGGACAATGCCATCGTCCAACTGATAGTCCGGGTGGTGTTTCAGCGCCTTGGCGATAAAGCAGACACGTTGGTAGGTCACGCCATTGCTGGGGGCGGTGTACAGATAAATTCCGACAATCCCAGTGGCCTCGACATCCCAGCCGGTTTCTTCGAGGGTCTCGCGCACGGCGGCCTCGATCAGGGTTTCGTGCGGGTCCAGATGGCCGGCGGGCTGGTTGAGTACGGCACGGCCGGCCTTGAGCTCTTCGACCATCAGGAAACGGCCATTGTCTTCGACGATGGTGGCGACGGTGATGTGGGGTAGCCAGGTCATGGGGGCGTCTCGAGGAATCTGATGGACAGAGGTGCATCATACAGGGGCGCCCGTTGGACGCCCCTGCCGGTTACTTCGCGGCCTTGGTAATAGCGTCGAAGGCGACCATGTCGTCAATCACTTCGGCTCCCGTGGCTTTGGTTTGCGCTTGCCACACGACGATCACCACGTTTTGGGTGGGGTTGATGTAGACAAACTGGCCAAAAATGCCTGCAGCCGTGAAGGCTTTATCGGCCTTGGAGGCGGCGGTCCATGCGGGCCACCACATGGAGGCAAAGTCACCGTACGCCGGGTCGGTGCCGGTGGTGGCACTGGCGAAACTCATCCAGCCTTTGGGTAGCACCTGTTTGTCGCCAGCTTTCCCGCCGCTAAGTACGAACTGTCCGAAGCGCCCGTAATCTTCAAGCGTTGCGCTGATGCCGCTGCCACCCACTTCGTTGCCATTGGGACCGTCGAGCCACCAGTTTGCGTCGGTTTGCATGCCGTACGGCGCCCAGATTTTCTCACTCAGGTATTGCGCCAGTGGCTTGCCCGTGGCGGCACTCACCAGTTGGCCCAGCACTTGTGTCTCGCCGGTGCTGTAGTTGGTCCGAGTGCCAGGCGGCGCGGCGCTGGGCAGGCTCGCCATGAACTTGAGGGCGGAGCCGGGGACTTGTTCGGTTTGCAGCTTGAGCATCATTCGTCGGTCTGACGTTGGGTCGGCGTATTTCTCACTCCATTTGACCCCGGAGCGCATCGCCAGGACCTGGCGTACGGTGGTCTGGTCATAGCCGCTGCCGGCGAGTGCGGGCAAATATTGCGTCACTTTGTCATCAAGGCTTTTGATTGAGCCGTCCTGCAGTGCGGCACCCACGAGGGTCGAGGTAATCGATTTGGCCACCGACATCGACATCCATCGAGTGTCCGGTGTATTGCCTTTTTCGTAGCGTTCAGTAACGACTTGGCCATCCTTGATCACCAGCAGACCCGTTACCCGGTTGAGGGTGATGTAGTCGTCGAGGCTATAACGTTTGCCTTCGTAGTCGAATGCAACCGGGCCCAGCGGTTGGCTGCTGCGCGGCAGTGGCAGCGGGTGGCCGCCGGCCCTGATCGTGCGCACCGGAAACAAGCGATCGATATTGCGGAAGGTACTGATGGCGGCGTCCTGGCTGAGCTTGCCGTCATACATGGTCTGCACGTCGCCAATTGGCTCCTGTGCATGGGGGTAGGGAGGCGAGGGAGTAGAAGTGGCCGCGCAGGCAGTCAGCAAGGCCAGTGCCGAGGAGCAGGTCAGTGCCTGGAAGAGGTTTCTTGGCATGGGGACGTCCTTATTTATTGTTTTTCGAGAGTTGGAACAATAAGAAGACAAAGCAAGGGCTGCGCCCGTTCCTTAAAAGCAGGCAAAAAAAATCCGGAATCCTTTCGAATTCCGGATTTTCCTGTCGCATGAGGATCAGCCAGTAATCCTCATGCGTGGCACCTTAAAACATCAAACCAGCGCAGCAATCGCCGCGTTGAGGGTGTTGCTTGGGCGCATGGCCTTGCTGATCAGCTCGGCATCGGCGTGGTAGTAACCACCGATGTCCACTGGCTTGCCCTGTACAGCGTTGAGCTCGGCAACGATGGTTGCCTCGTTCGCGGCCAGGGTCTTGGCCAGTTCGCCAAACTGCGCTTGCAGTGCAGTGTCTTCAGTCTGAGCGGCCAGGGCTTGAGCCCAGTACAGCGCCAGGTAGAAGTGGCTGCCGCGGTTGTCGATGTTGCCGACTTTGCGCGATGGCGACTTGTTGTTGTCGAGGAACTGGCCGGTGGCCTGGTCCAGGGTTTTGGACAGTACCAGGGCTTTCGGGTTGTTGTAGTTCACGCCCAAATGCTCAAGGGAAGCAGCCAGGGCCAGGAACTCGCCCAGGGAATCCCAGCGCAGGAAGTTTTCTTCCAGCAATTGCTGCACGTGCTTTGGAGCCGAACCGCCGGCGCCGGTTTCGAACAGGCCGCCACCGTTCATCAGCGGCACGATCGACAGCATCTTGGCGCTGGTGCCCAGCTCCATGATCGGGAACAGGTCGGTCAGGTAGTCACGCAATACGTTGCCGGTTACCGAAATGGTGTCCAGGCCTTTGCGGGTGCGTTCCAGGGTGAACTTCATCGCGTCGACAGGCGACATGATGCGGATGTCCAGGCCTTCGGTGTTGTGGTCTTTCAGGTAAGCCTGAACTTTCTCGACCACGACGCCATCGTGGGCGCGCTGTGGGTCCAGCCAGAAGATGGCCGGGGTGTTGCTGGCGCGAGCACGGTTGACGGCCAGTTTGACCCAGTCCTGGATCGGCGCGTCTTTGGTCTGGCACATGCGGAAGATGTCGCCGGCTTCGACTTTCTGTTCCATCAGCAGGTCGCCCTTGCTGTCGGTGACGCGGACTACGCCGTCAGCCTTGATCTGGAAGGTCTTGTCGTGGGAGCCATACTCTTCGGCTTTTTTCGCCATCAGGCCAACGTTTGGCACGCTGCCCATGGTGGTTGGGTCGAAGGCGCCGTTTGCCTTGCAGTCTTCGATCACCGCCTGGTAGATGGTGGCGTAGCAGCGATCCGGGATCACGGCCTTGGTGTCGTGCAGTTGGCCGTCGGTGCCCCACATCTTGCCGGAGTCACGGATCATGGCCGGCATCGAGGCGTCGACAATAACGTCGCTCGGCACGTGCAGGTTGGTGATGCCTTTGTCCGAGTTGACCATGGCCAGGGACGGACGAGCGGCGTATACCGCCTGAATGTCGGCTTCGATCTGCGCTTGTTGCTCGGCCGGCAGGGCCTTGATGCGAGCGTACAGGTCGCCGATGCCGTTGTTCAGGTTGAAGCCGATCTGCGCCAGCACGTCAGCGTGCTTGGCCAGGGCGT is a genomic window of Pseudomonas sp. ADAK18 containing:
- a CDS encoding NUDIX hydrolase; its protein translation is MTWLPHITVATIVEDNGRFLMVEELKAGRAVLNQPAGHLDPHETLIEAAVRETLEETGWDVEATGIVGIYLYTAPSNGVTYQRVCFIAKALKHHPDYQLDDGIVRARWLSRDELMTLREHWRSELIIRCIDDYLAGFNHSLKLIRPSL
- the purB gene encoding adenylosuccinate lyase; the encoded protein is MQLSSLTAVSPVDGRYAGKTQALRPIFSEYGLIRARVLVEVRWLQRLAAHPGISEVPAFSAQANAVLNTLAENFALEHAERVKEIERTTNHDVKAIEYLLKEQAAKLPELAKVSEFIHFACTSEDINNLSHALMLREGRDDVMLPLMRQTAEAIRELAVRFADVPMLSRTHGQPASPTTLGKELANVVYRLERQIAQVATVPLLGKINGAVGNYNAHLSAYPEIDWEENARAFIEDELGLGFNPYTTQIEPHDYIAELFDAIARFNTILIDFDRDIWGYISLGYFKQRTIAGEIGSSTMPHKVNPIDFENSEGNLGIANALFQHLASKLPISRWQRDLTDSTVLRNLGVGFAHSVIAYEASLKGISKLELNAQKIAADLDACWEVLAEPIQTVMRRYNIENPYEKLKELTRGKGITSDALQTFIDGLDMPAAAKAELKLLTPANYIGNAVAQAKRI
- a CDS encoding GNAT family N-acetyltransferase → MNKIHVSVADWQKDIAEIRRIREAVFIAEQSVPPELEWDADDADAVHFLAFEGDFPIGTARLLPSGEIGRVSVLKDWRGLKVGDKLMEAVIGMAEKRGQTRQFLSAQVYAAPFYERLGFKIVSDEFLEVGIPHVDMVREG
- the mnmA gene encoding tRNA 2-thiouridine(34) synthase MnmA; the encoded protein is MRDPAPSDTQKKRVIVGMSGGVDSSVSAVLLMEQGYEVEGLFMKNWEEDDGTEYCTAMDDLADAQAVCDKIGITLHTANFAAEYWDNVFEHFLAEYKAGRTPNPDILCNREIKFKAFLDYAMILGADLIATGHYVRRRDIDGRTELLKGLDANKDQSYFLHAVGGEQIAKTLFPVGELEKPEVRQIAEKHGLATAKKKDSTGICFIGERRFSDFLKQYLPAQPGEIKTPSGEIIGRHHGLMYHTIGQRQGLGIGGLKDASDEPWYVLIKDLEHNELIVGQGNDHPYLFSRALLASDIYWVNPVDLSSPRRLTAKVRYRQSDQPCTLEKTDSGYRATFDDPQRAVTPGQSVVFYDGEICLGGGVIEVAEPWSSQA
- a CDS encoding serine hydrolase encodes the protein MPRNLFQALTCSSALALLTACAATSTPSPPYPHAQEPIGDVQTMYDGKLSQDAAISTFRNIDRLFPVRTIRAGGHPLPLPRSSQPLGPVAFDYEGKRYSLDDYITLNRVTGLLVIKDGQVVTERYEKGNTPDTRWMSMSVAKSITSTLVGAALQDGSIKSLDDKVTQYLPALAGSGYDQTTVRQVLAMRSGVKWSEKYADPTSDRRMMLKLQTEQVPGSALKFMASLPSAAPPGTRTNYSTGETQVLGQLVSAATGKPLAQYLSEKIWAPYGMQTDANWWLDGPNGNEVGGSGISATLEDYGRFGQFVLSGGKAGDKQVLPKGWMSFASATTGTDPAYGDFASMWWPAWTAASKADKAFTAAGIFGQFVYINPTQNVVIVVWQAQTKATGAEVIDDMVAFDAITKAAK
- the aceA gene encoding isocitrate lyase gives rise to the protein MALTREQQIAALEKDWAENPRWKGVTRAYSAADVVRLRGSVQPEHTFAKLGAEKLWNLVTQGAKPSFRPDKDFVNCMGALTGGQAVQQVKAGIQAIYLSGWQVAADNNSAESMYPDQSLYPVDSVPTVVKRINNSFRRADQIQWKAGKGPGDEGYIDYFAPIVADAEAGFGGVLNAYELMKSMIEAGAAGVHFEDQLASVKKCGHMGGKVLVPTQEAVQKLTAARLAADVAGTPTIILARTDANAADLLTSDCDPYDQPFVTGERTQEGFYKVRAGLDQAIARGLAYAPYADLIWCETAKPDLDEARRFAEAIKKEYPDQLLSYNCSPSFNWKKNLDDATIAKFQRELSAMGYKHQFITLAGIHNMWHSMFNLAHDYARNDMTAYVKLQEQEFADASKGYTFVAHQQEVGTGYFDDMTTVIQGGSSSVTALTGSTEEEQFH
- a CDS encoding secretin N-terminal domain-containing protein — encoded protein: MSLRTLLTTLLLAASFSVMAATEVVPLSNRTSADLLPVAQNFIGKDGTVSAYGNQLIVNAEPEKIQALRALLTQLDTPSKRLLITVDTNENNQQSNGDNQTQIITYSTESRDGGIQQIQASEGVPALIQIGQSVPLTTTQPDAYGRPQNQTQYRNVTQGFYVTASVTGETVHLSISTNRDRMSQERPDVVNVQSTDTTVSGRLGEWITLAGVNRQTQADKTGTTRSYSTQGRDDLSLKVKVETLN
- the hflD gene encoding high frequency lysogenization protein HflD, whose product is MSPTQEQLTALGGVFLAAVLVDKIAKTGQVTEAGLTCMLGSLLIRDPKDTLEVYGGDDLALREGYRALVGALERDPSTLQREPLRYALSMLGLERQLAKRDDLLETIGKRLPQIQSQVEHFGPAHENVIAACGALYQDTLSTLRQRIQVHGDMRNLQQPNNASKIRALLLAGIRSARLWRQLGGHRWQLVISRRKLLKELYPLMRNE
- a CDS encoding cupin domain-containing protein — its product is MNPDIPLQLLGGITAREFLRDYWQKKPLLIRQAIPDFESPIDADELAGLALEEEVESRLIIEHGERPWELRRGPFAEDAFSTLPERDWTLLVQAVDQFVPEVAELLENFRFLPSWRIDDVMISFAAPGGSVGPHFDNYDVFLLQGHGKRNWKIGQMCNAESPLLQHADLRILAEFEETAEWVLEPGDMLYLPPRLAHCGVAVDDCLTYSVGFRAPSAAEVLTHFTDFLSQYLTDEERYTDADAQPVSDPHQIQHDALDRLKGLLAEHMSDERMLLTWFGQFMTEPRYPELVAGEELGEDDVINSLENGAILVRNPSARLAWSEVDDDVLLFASGQSRYLPGKLRELLKLVCSADALHSENLGAWLADEDGRDLVCELVKQGSLGFADE
- a CDS encoding NADP-dependent isocitrate dehydrogenase produces the protein MPTRSKIIYTFTDEAPALATYSLLPIVEAFTASADIAVETRDISLAGRILASFPEQLGAKAVPDHLAELGALAVTPEANIIKLPNISASTPQLQAAIKELQAQGFDLPDYPETVTTDAEKETRARYDKIKGSAVNPVLREGNSDRRAPLSVKNYARKHPHKMGAWAADSKSHIAHMSAGDFYGSEKAVQIETADAVKIELIAQDGTATVLKEKTTVQAGEIIDSAVLSKKALRSFIAAEIEDAKKQGVLLSVHLKATMMKVSDPIMFGQIVAEFYKDALAKHADVLAQIGFNLNNGIGDLYARIKALPAEQQAQIEADIQAVYAARPSLAMVNSDKGITNLHVPSDVIVDASMPAMIRDSGKMWGTDGQLHDTKAVIPDRCYATIYQAVIEDCKANGAFDPTTMGSVPNVGLMAKKAEEYGSHDKTFQIKADGVVRVTDSKGDLLMEQKVEAGDIFRMCQTKDAPIQDWVKLAVNRARASNTPAIFWLDPQRAHDGVVVEKVQAYLKDHNTEGLDIRIMSPVDAMKFTLERTRKGLDTISVTGNVLRDYLTDLFPIMELGTSAKMLSIVPLMNGGGLFETGAGGSAPKHVQQLLEENFLRWDSLGEFLALAASLEHLGVNYNNPKALVLSKTLDQATGQFLDNNKSPSRKVGNIDNRGSHFYLALYWAQALAAQTEDTALQAQFGELAKTLAANEATIVAELNAVQGKPVDIGGYYHADAELISKAMRPSNTLNAAIAALV